From the genome of Winogradskyella forsetii, one region includes:
- a CDS encoding GbsR/MarR family transcriptional regulator encodes MDYQEAKEKFISTWGSLGSLWGINKAMAQIQALLFISTKPLSMEDIMEDLKISRGNTSMNLRQLMDWGIVTKVLISGERKEFFTTEKDVQELARIVAKERSRREIKPVIKVLEDVSSIKDDGTEKTKELITQTKALHSLTQDLDVLMNKMVNQKQNWLTKSVFKLMK; translated from the coding sequence ATGGATTATCAAGAAGCAAAAGAAAAATTTATAAGTACATGGGGAAGTTTAGGGTCACTTTGGGGCATTAACAAAGCCATGGCACAAATACAAGCTTTGCTTTTTATATCCACCAAGCCATTGTCTATGGAAGATATTATGGAAGATCTTAAAATTTCCCGTGGCAATACGAGCATGAATTTAAGACAGCTTATGGATTGGGGAATTGTAACCAAAGTTTTAATCTCTGGGGAACGAAAAGAGTTTTTCACCACGGAAAAAGACGTACAAGAATTGGCTCGCATTGTTGCCAAAGAACGTAGCAGAAGAGAAATAAAACCAGTCATTAAAGTTTTGGAAGACGTCTCTTCCATTAAAGATGATGGCACTGAAAAAACCAAGGAACTCATTACACAGACCAAAGCGTTGCATAGCTTAACACAAGATTTAGATGTCCTAATGAATAAAATGGTCAATCAAAAACAAAATTGGTTAACGAAGTCTGTTTTTAAACTGATGAAATAG